In the genome of Plasmodium yoelii strain 17X genome assembly, chromosome: 14, one region contains:
- a CDS encoding ABC transporter C family member 2, putative, with protein sequence MKKNNIDKNEGEKEVDKNKLSFINFFTFHWITKLINSINKTEEFVLPNIGRKPIIGYYEYYLMKNLKVFRKKKKSFLSQIFSKIFSFIVKKKNDRNKKNDRIEDEDYYEYNRGLISALAYTFIQPVLIISLLYIFHALYLVFVAICIEKYISIIKGHYVFSPLLQFKTAKLLSAFVLIIVLSLNLFLDSIVSYMHSKLIIDMEVTVMHFLYKINMGIFNHCILSPYHDNNNNNNNNLLEMSNNNSENSTCTNVDYYKNNTRDDISKNCIIKVENETSQSNANTTISTNNLTNFSKKFDLNNKLEEDNENVIENNKEDGDINIYNIMFIDTPSLIYFISSAIMANGMFIKLVISFYMFYHKMGKNSIIIGIFLVLLLYGIIFLCEFISSMLKKKYLKYQDKRIDNMNHVLKEYKLMKMFNWESIAFDYVNKFREKELKYCKYRIYLSSLSNYVNAISVHCVEIVIFFVYIKNKLNNNDHIDVNSVITPLFVYKSLINGIVSFPTIFNNLLEGPISNARVNKYVKHYFHDNISSKLFYSKIKNEKTNSYFKKKKNNNSYISDKKNNNSYISGKKNNNSYIFDKKNNNYMNMQGKSEEIIPPKKNTFYTSFLNMISNDNYGYSYDDNNDDNNNDDNNNDNNNHGGNAANIEWESENNKIWRDNGDDNNNSEIVTIDILNKNGKMNKINKSIKSQNIFDEKYGIDKNTIIKFENCNFKPVKFENNYNQSKNIKLKNVNFTLKNNTIAIIIGDIGSGKTLFFNSILGKFKLLNGNYYIKNFIYDMPVLYAPQINWLSDGTIRSMITFENKFDPYIYYLAISQSELINDIYSFKNLDMRYVNDEHSLSKGQKSRISLARSLYYHYINMKQLCTENIEMANVEESTFNNTHESNLGLNKFTTNYYDKNIDNMKSVRFSESVQNFTLHNGDQFENSMSSNICNGKIEQIEEGDKNDKGGKSDKIDSNSSFTSDRNFSYSDLQFLINNNYLKECLDKNNMSYLYLLDDIFTSLDPYISRNIFYNLFCDKDKLKNIKNHCGIVITINENSFNSFIMKDIIENLQYNVDIYKLENGSLYFEGNINEYIQKKNIEIKISDVIIKKETENEKREKMFSFFKKTGISMKDSKKNDQVFYMSMSLELCHQNNPQTQVEIADNDNIENPSNITVVYKKDNSHFDKNNVIYNKIILLKELKLLHHLKSEANNEMPNLNKKFTILMNNHFNKIVNESILKDKNNNISTDEIAKIKKDEIRKYIGNFIINKKENNEIKCLKNKKTDVEEFEKINAMLKKNLKEHYTYYNNYIRDNSNNDTNKDVARKGNIKFETFKWYFKNVGNVIIICIIIFIIFSIFLDEIKNMLLFLVSALLKTKDKSYEEIIQTKLVYLKYFIILPSLSLITTFISYMVIAHGIMISARKMHTEVFKSMLYAPIHAFYSHNIGNIINRFIIDIHTLDNGIIKRCYKTFFTISKFISTVILLIFMFKKTYIMLPFIIIIVYYGIFKKYSVACKEAQRGYLCSHSPICSIFSNTINGKDIINLYKKNDLILKKFENSIYALRNFTLFKWGITVWASLYIQLVGLCLTSFYILYPHFFSIFKNSPEHIDIDVDNYISYSEVIGYCITFSCSLGYIIKSFLYDYTHVEKEMCSIQRLEELSKIKNINDEASASHVGHFENGKSKKFEKFENGENVNALVSPTQLPQSKYGLEFKNVYVSYKKKVYIDKLKNIYYYANEKSCLRNINFYALKSQNIGIIGKSGAGKSTIVMAILGLISTSKGEIKIDGIDIKNIPLDEKKKIIGILPQSSFVFSHWNIRTYIDPYHKFSDNEIIDAFETIGINLTCADLNKYIYKTKKKKNNEYHKSKYTKINKKNNENYILMSDDSIRYLSLVRIYLNRKNYKLLLIDEIPVVNFNKNNSEINNFFTKNLKPFDYIIENYFKHITVLIISHDTRTLSSCDFICVVSKGEVVYKCNYSDVETQTQLANIIQDQAN encoded by the coding sequence atgaagaaaaataatatagataaaaatgagGGGGAAAAGGAggtagataaaaataaattgtcatttattaatttttttacatttcaTTGGATAactaaattaataaatagtataaataaaactGAAGAGTTTGTTTTGCCAAATATTGGAAGGAAACCAATTATAGGATATTATGAatattatttgatgaaaaatttaaaagtttttagaaaaaaaaaaaaatcatttttaagtcaaattttttcaaaaatttttagttttattgttaaaaaaaaaaatgacagaaacaaaaaaaatgacagAATTGAGGATGAGGATtattatgaatataataGAGGACTGATTTCGGCATTGGCCTATACCTTCATACAACCAGTGCTGATTATATCATTACTTTATATATTCCACGCATTGTATTTAGTATTCGTTGCTATTtgtatagaaaaatatatatcaataataAAAGGGCATTATGTTTTTTCCCCATTATTACAATTTAAAACTGCAAAACTATTATCTGCTTTTGTTCTTATAATAGTATTATCcttgaatttatttttagattCGATAGTTAGTTATATGCATAGCAAACTTATAATCGATATGGAAGTAACTGTTATGCactttttgtataaaataaatatgggAATATTTAATCATTGTATATTAAGCCCATATCacgacaataataataataataataacaatttacTTGAAATGAGTAACAATAATAGTGAAAATAGTACCTGCACAAATGtagattattataaaaataatacacgTGATGATATATCCAAAAATTGTATCATAAAAGTTGAGAATGAAACAAGCCAAAGTAATGCCAATACCACTATAAGTACAAATAATCTTAccaatttttcaaaaaaatttgatttaaataataaattagaagaagataatgaaaatgtgattgaaaataataaagaagatggtgatattaacatatataatattatgttTATTGATACACCatctttaatatattttatatcttcTGCAATAATGGCTAATGGAATGTTTATTAAATTGgtaatatcattttatatgttttatcataaaatgggaaaaaattCAATTATAATTGGTATATttttagtattattattgtatggaattatatttttatgtgaATTCATATCAAGTatgcttaaaaaaaaatatttaaaatatcaaGATAAAAGAATTGATAATATGAATCATGTATTAAAAGAATATAAGCTAATGAAAATGTTTAATTGGGAATCTATAGCATTTGATtatgtaaataaatttagGGAAAAAGAACTGAAATATTGTAAATACAGAATTTATTTAAGTTCTTTAAGTAATTATGTTAATGCCATTTCAGTTCATTGTGTAGaaatagttatattttttgtttatattaaaaacaagctaaataataatgatcaTATTGATGTTAATTCGGTAATTACACCactttttgtttataaatcGTTAATTAATGGAATTGTAAGTTTTCCAACTATATTCAATAATTTATTAGAAGGACCTATAAGTAATGCCCGTGTgaataaatatgttaaacATTATTTTCATGACAATATTTCCAGTAAGCTTTTTTActctaaaattaaaaatgaaaaaacaaatagctattttaaaaaaaaaaaaaacaataatagcTATATTTctgacaaaaaaaataataatagctaTATTTCtggcaaaaaaaataataatagctaTATTtttgacaaaaaaaataataattatatgaacatgCAAGGTAAATCAGAGGAAATTATTcccccaaaaaaaaatacattttacACTAGTTTTTTGAACATGATTTCAAATGACAATTATGGTTATAgttatgatgataataatgatgataataataatgatgataataataatgataataataatcatgGCGGTAATGCCGCGAATATTGAGTGGGAaagtgaaaataataaaatatggcGAGATAACGGTGacgataataataatagcgaAATAGTAACGATAGATAttctaaataaaaatggcaaaatgaacaaaataaataagagTATTAAGtcacaaaatatttttgatgaaaaatatggaatAGATAAAAAcacaattataaaatttgaaaattgTAATTTTAAACCAGtgaaatttgaaaataattataatcaatctaaaaatataaaattaaaaaatgtaaattttacattaaaaaataatactatagcaataataataggTGATATTGGATCAGGgaaaacattattttttaattccatTCTTGggaaatttaaattattaaatggaaattattatataaaaaattttatatatgatatgCCAGTTTTATATGCACCTCAAATTAATTGGCTATCTGATGGAACAATAAGATCAATGATAACATTcgaaaataaatttgatccatatatttattatttagcTATTTCACAAAGTGAGCtaataaatgatatatattcttttaaaaatttagataTGAGATATGTAAATGATGAACATAGTTTAAGCAAAGGTCAAAAATCAAGAATATCTTTAGCACGAtctttatattatcattatataaatatgaaacaATTATGTAcagaaaatatagaaatgGCAAATGTTGAAGAAAGCACATTTAATAATACACACGAAAGTAATTTGggtttaaataaatttacaacaaattattatgataaaaatattgataatatGAAATCAGTACGTTTTTCAGAATCTGTTCAAAATTTCACATTACATAATGGTGACCAATTTGAAAATTCGATGAGTTCTAACATATGTAATGGTAAAATTGAACAAATTGAGGAAGGAGATAAAAACGATAAAGGCGGCAAAAGCGACAAAATCGATAGCAATAGCAGCTTCACTAGCGATCGCAACTTTTCATATTCGGATTTGCAATTtctaataaataataactaTTTAAAAGAGTgtttagataaaaataatatgtcatatttatatttattagatGATATATTCACTTCATTAGATCCGTATATATCaagaaacatattttataatttattttgtgataaagataaattaaaaaatattaaaaatcaTTGTGGAATTGTTATAacaataaatgaaaattcaTTTAACAGTTTTATAATGAAAGATATTATAGAAAATCTTCAATATAAtgtagatatatataaattagaaaatgggtcattatattttgaaggaaatataaatgaatatatacaaaaaaaaaatatagaaataaaaatttcagatgtaataattaaaaaagaaacagaaaatgaaaaaagagaaaaaatgttttcatttttcaaaaaaacaGGAATATCAATGAAAgattctaaaaaaaatgatcaaGTATTTTATATGTCAATGTCATTAGAATTATGTCATCAAAATAATCCACAAACACAAGTTGAGATTGcagataatgataatattgaAAACCCTTCTAATATTACtgttgtatataaaaaagataattcACATttcgataaaaataatgtaatatataataaaattattttgttaaaagAATTAAAACTTTTACATCATCTTAAATCAGAAGCTAATAATGAAATGCcaaatttgaataaaaaatttaccATACTTATGAATAACCATTTTAACAAAATTGTTAATGAATCCattttaaaagataaaaataataatattagtaCAGATGAAAtagcaaaaataaaaaaagatgaaattaGGAAATATAttggaaattttattataaataaaaaagaaaataatgaaataaaatgtttaaaaaataaaaaaacagatGTAGaagaatttgaaaaaattaatgcaatgttaaaaaaaaatttaaaagagcattatacatattataataattatatcagagataatagtaataatgatacTAATAAAGATGTAGCTAGAAaaggaaatataaaatttgaaaCATTTAAAtggtattttaaaaatgttggtaatgtaattataatatgtattattatatttatcatattttcgatatttttagatgaaataaaaaatatgttattatttttagttAGTGCtttattaaaaacaaaagataaATCATATGAAGAGATCATACAAACAAAATTAGTGTatcttaaatattttattatattaccATCATTATCTTTAATAACAACTTTTATATCTTATATGGTAATTGCACATGGAATAATGATATCAGCAAGGAAAATGCATACAGAAGTATTTAAAAGTATGTTATATGCACCTATTCATGCATTTTATAGTCATAACATaggaaatataattaatagatttataatagatattcatacATTAGATAATGGAATAATTAAGCGATgttataaaacattttttactatttcaAAATTTATCTCAAccgttattttattaatatttatgtttaagaaaacatatattatgttaccatttattataattatagtttattatggaatttttaaaaaatattcagtAGCATGTAAAGAAGCCCAAAGAGGATATTTATGTTCTCATTCTCCAATTTGTTCAATATTTAGTAATACGATAAATGGaaaagatataataaatttatataaaaaaaatgatttgattttaaaaaaatttgaaaatagtATCTATGCACTTCGAAATTTTACTCTATTCAAATGGGGTATAACTGTATGGGcatctttatatatacaattagtAGGCTTATGTTTAAcatcattttatattttatatccgcattttttttcaatatttaaaaattctcCTGAACACATTGATATAGATGTAGATAATTATATAAGCTATAGTGAAGTCATTGGCTATTGTATAACATTTTCATGCAGTTTAGGATACATAATCAAATCATTCTTATATGACTATACACATGTAGAAAAGGAAATGTGTAGCATACAAAGATTGGAGGAGTTATCGaagattaaaaatattaacgaCGAGGCGAGTGCCAGCCACGTTGGACATTTTGAAAATGGCAAAagtaaaaaatttgaaaaatttgaaaatggtgaaaatgtGAATGCACTAGTGAGCCCAACTCAGTTGCCCCAATCGAAGTATGGACTcgaatttaaaaatgtttatgttagttataaaaaaaaagtatatatagataaattaaaaaatatatattattatgcaaATGAAAAATCATGTTTAAggaatataaatttttatgctTTAAAAAGTCAAAATATTGGAATTATTGGAAAATCAGGGGCAGGAAAAAGTACAATAGTTATGGCAATATTAGGATTAATATCTACATCAAAAggagaaataaaaattgatggaatagatataaaaaatattccattagatgaaaaaaaaaaaataataggtATCTTACCACAATcatcttttgttttttcacATTGGAATATAAGAACATATATAGATCCATATCATAAATTTTCTGATAATGAAATTATTGATGCTTTTGAAACTATTGGAATAAATCTTACGTGTGCagatttaaataaatatatatataaaacaaaaaaaaaaaaaaataatgaatatcatAAAtctaaatatacaaaaataaataaaaaaaataatgaaaattatatactaaTGTCTGATGATTCAATACGATATTTATCATTAGTACGAATATATTTAAAcagaaaaaattataaattattattaattgaCGAAATACCTGTtgtaaattttaataaaaataatagtgaaattaataatttttttacaaaaaatttaaaaccatttgattatataattgaaaattattttaaacatattactgttttaataatttctCATGATACAAGAACTTTATCATCTTGTGATTTTATTTGTGTTGTTTCTAAGGGCGAGGTTGTATATAAATGCAACTATTCAGATGTAGAAACACAAACACAGCTAGCTAATATTATACAGGACCAAGCTAATTGA
- a CDS encoding macrophage migration inhibitory factor, whose protein sequence is MPCCELITNISIPDDKAQNALSEIEDAISNVLGKPVAYIMSNYDYQKNLRFSGSNEGYCFVRLTSIGGINRSNNSSLADKITKILSNHLGVKPRRVYIEFRDCSAQNFAFSGSLFG, encoded by the exons ATGCCTTGCTGCGAATTAATAACAAACATTTCTATCCCTGACGATAAAGCTCAAAATGCGTTATCCGAAATAGAAGATG ctatATCTAACGTTTTAGGAAAACCAGTAGCATATATTATGAGCAACTATGATTATCAAAAAAACCTCCGATTTTCTGGAAGTAATGAAGGATATTGTTTTGTTAGATTAACAAGTATTGGTGGAATAAATAGATCAAATAATTCTTCATTGGCAgataaaattacaaaaattcTTTCCAATCATTTAGGTGTTAAACCAAGAAGGGTTTACATAGAATTCCGAGATTGTTCAGCTCAAAACTTTGCTTTTAGTGGTTCACTATTTGGCTAA
- a CDS encoding CCT chaperonin subunit gamma, whose amino-acid sequence MMKNPGTVLVFKPNTKREEGRKTQLSNIQASRAVSEIVKTTLGPMAMLKMMLDPLGGIVITNDGNCILREVDVAHPAAKSLIELSRSQDEEVGDGTTSVVILSGEFLNIAEAFLKNKIHPTIIVNCYMTALNLSLKYLEEIAIEVDVNNEENLLKAIDSCLSTKFVNRYNKIVSRLSLEATQCVKVENIIGKKEIDIKRYAKVEKIPGGDIMDSYVLKGVMINKDITHPKMRRYIKNPKILLLDCTLEYKKAESQTNVEILDENTWNQLLLQEEIEVKKMCEYIIDSKCDIVVTEKGVSDLAQHFLVKKNISVIRRVRKTDLNRLERITGATIVNRCDEIVEKDIGTKCGLFEVKKIGDDYYSFFVECENPRACTILLRGATKDVLNEIERNLHDGMNVAKNIMLEGKLLYGGGCTEMRVSQYLIKEAANFDDSRKSVIESVASAFEIIPKILAQNSGVNVVKCINELRTKHEKPGSEKLGIDGVTGEIIDVSSKNIWDLLSVKKQIYKSAIEAASMILRIDDVVSGIGKDDKIQKPIKNEF is encoded by the exons ATGATGAAAAATCCAGGAACAGTTTTGGTTTTCAAGCCCAACACTAAAAGAGAAGAGGGCCGGAAAACACAGTTATCTAACATACAG GCAAGCAGAGCAGTAAGCGAAATTGTCAAAACAACTCTCGGGCCTATGGCGATGCTAAAAATGATGCTGGACCCATTAGGAGGCATTGTAATAACAAATGATGGGAATTGTATTCTAAGAGAAGTAGATGTAGCACATCCAGCAGCGAAATCATTAATAGAGCTTAGTAGATCCCAAGATGAAGAAGTAGGAGATGGTACTACATCTGTTGTTATATTATCAGgagaatttttaaatattgcTGAagcttttttaaaaaataaaattcatcCAACTATTATAGTGAACTGTTATATGACTGCATTAAATTTAagtttaaaatatttagaaGAAATAGCAATAGAAGTAGATgtaaataatgaagaaaatctTTTAAAAGCTATTGATTCATGTTTAAGTACCAAATTTGTAAATAGATACAATAAAATTGTTAGTAGATTATCTTTAGAAGCAACACAATGTGTTAAGgttgaaaatattattggaaaaaaagaaatagatATCAAAAGATATGCAAAAGTAGAAAAAATTCCTGGGGGAGATATAATGGATAGTTATGTATTAAAAGGtgttatgataaataaagatataacaCATCCAAAAATGagaagatatattaaaaatccaaaaattttattattagatTGTAcattagaatataaaaaagcaGAAAGTCAAACAAATGTAGAAATTTTAGATGAAAATACATGGAATCAATTATTATTGCAAGAAGAAAtagaagtaaaaaaaatgtgtgaatatataattgatagTAAATGTGATATCGTTGTTACTGAAAAAGGTGTTTCAGATTTAGCCCAACATTTtcttgttaaaaaaaatattagtgTTATAAGAAGAGTAAGAAAAACTGATCTTAATAGATTAGAACGAATTACAGGTGCAACAATTGTTAATAGATGTGATGAAATTGTAGAAAAAGATATAGGAACAAAATGTGGATTATTtgaagttaaaaaaattggagatgattattattcattttttgttgAATGTGAAAATCCACGTGCATGTACAATTTTATTAAGAGGAGCCACAAAAGATGTCCTTAATGAAATCGAAAGAAATTTACATGATGGTATGAATGttgcaaaaaatattatgcttgaaggaaaattattatatggtGGTGGTTGTACTGAAATGAGAGTAAGtcaatatttaattaaagaAGCAGCTAATTTTGATGATTCTAGAAAAAGTGTAATAGAATCAGTTGCATCTGCTTTTGAAATTATCCCCAAAATTTTAGCACAAAATAGTGGAGTTAATGTTGTTAAATGTATTAATGAATTACGAACAAAACATGAAAAACCAGGATCTGAAAAATTAGGAATTGATGGTGTAACTGGAGAAATTATAGATGTATCTTCCAAAAATATATGGGATCTATTATCtgttaaaaaacaaatatataaaagtgcTATTGAAGCAGCTTCTATGATATTAAGAATTGATGATGTGGTTAGTGGAATAGGTAAAGATGACAAAATTCAAAAACCCATTAAAAATGAGTTTTAA